The following proteins are encoded in a genomic region of Oncorhynchus gorbuscha isolate QuinsamMale2020 ecotype Even-year linkage group LG11, OgorEven_v1.0, whole genome shotgun sequence:
- the LOC123989456 gene encoding F-box/WD repeat-containing protein 2-like isoform X2, producing MMQLKNQEAFETSSLIGHSARVYALYYKDGLLCTGSDDLSAKLWDVRTGQCVYGIQTHTCATVKFDEQKLVTGSFDNTIACWEWSTGAKIQQFRGHTGAVFSVDYNDDLDTLVSGSADFSVKVWALSAGACLNTLTGHTEWVTKVILQKSEVESMVHCPGDYILLSADKFEIKVWPIGREINCKCLKTLSVSEDRGVCLQPRLQFDGRYIVCSSDLGVYQWDFASFDILRVIKTQDPANLSLLSFGEVFSLLFDTDFLYVMDLRTEKITGRWPLPAYRKSKRGSSFLPGVTSWLNGLDGRNDSGLVFATSMPDHSIHLVLWKENTTRGETYDG from the exons ATGATGCAGCTGAAGAACCAGGAGGCATTTGAGACGTCGTCGCTCATCGGGCACAGTGCCCGTGTCTACGCCCTCTACTACAAGGACGGCCTTCTTTGCACAG GCTCTGATGACCTTTCTGCCAAACTGTGGGACGTACGTACCGGGCAGTGCGTCTACGGCATTCAGACGCACACCTGCGCCACGGTGAAGTTTGATGAGCAGAAGCTGGTGACTGGTTCCTTTGACAACACCATTGCCTGTTGGGAGTGGAGCACGGGGGCCAAGATCCAGCAGTTCCGTGGGCACACGGGTGCAG TGTTTAGCGTGGACTACAATGATGACCTGGACACACTGGTGAGTGGCTCGGCCGACTTCTCTGTGAAGGTGTGGGCCCTGTCGGCAGGCGCCTGCCTCAACACCCTGACGGGACACACCGAGTGGGTCACCAAG GTGATTCTCCAGAAGAGTGAAGTAGAGTCCATGGTCCACTGTCCTGGCGACTACATCCTGTTGAGTGCTGATAAATTTGAAATAAAG GTTTGGCCTATAGGCAGGGAAATCAACTGCAAGTGCTTGAAGACTCTGTCCGTGTCAGAGGACCGCGGTGTGTGTCTGCAGCCTCGCCTGCAGTTTGATGGCCGCTACATTGTCTGTAGCTCGGATCTGGGGGTCTACCAGTGGGACTTTGCCAGCTTCGATATCCTCAG GGTCATCAAAACACAGGACCCTGCCAACCTCTCCCTGCTCAGCTTTGGTGAGGTGTTCTCGCTCCTCTTTGACACAGACTTCCTGTATGTCATGGATCTGAGGACAGAAAAAATAACTGGCCGCTGGCCCCTGCCCGCCTACAGGAAGTCCAAACGAGGCTCCAGCTTCCTGCCTGGAGTCACCTCCTGGCTCAATGGGCTGGATGGGAGAAATGACTCTGGCCTCGTGTTCGCCACCAGCATGCCCGATCATAGCATTCACTTGGTTCTGTGGAAGGAAAACACCACTAGAGGTGAAACCTACGATGGCTAG
- the LOC123989456 gene encoding F-box/WD repeat-containing protein 2-like isoform X1, with protein sequence MEKAVFEGWLESVSASFLSLSDLQRNQSLDQLISLSNAVQLRHLSNGLEALLKRDFLRLLPLELTFYLLRWLDPQTLLTCCLVCKQWNKVISACTEVWQGVCRDLGWRIDDSIQDASHWKGVYLKAKLRMMQLKNQEAFETSSLIGHSARVYALYYKDGLLCTGSDDLSAKLWDVRTGQCVYGIQTHTCATVKFDEQKLVTGSFDNTIACWEWSTGAKIQQFRGHTGAVFSVDYNDDLDTLVSGSADFSVKVWALSAGACLNTLTGHTEWVTKVILQKSEVESMVHCPGDYILLSADKFEIKVWPIGREINCKCLKTLSVSEDRGVCLQPRLQFDGRYIVCSSDLGVYQWDFASFDILRVIKTQDPANLSLLSFGEVFSLLFDTDFLYVMDLRTEKITGRWPLPAYRKSKRGSSFLPGVTSWLNGLDGRNDSGLVFATSMPDHSIHLVLWKENTTRGETYDG encoded by the exons ATGGAGAAGGCGGTCTTTGAGGGGTGGCTGGAGTCAGTCTCCGCCTCTTTCCTCTCGCTTAGTGACCTGCAGCGCAACCAGTCCCTGGACCAGCTCATCTCGCTGAGTAATGCTGTCCAGCTCCGGCACTTGTCCAATGGGCTGGAGGCGTTGCTTAAGAGGGACTTCCTGCGCCTGTTGCCCCTGGAGCTCACTTTCTACCTGTTGCGGTGGCTGGACCCGCAGACCCTGCTTACCTGCTGCCTGGTGTGCAAGCAGTGGAACAAG GTGATCAGCGCGTGCACGGAGGTGTGGCAGGGCGTGTGTCGGGACCTGGGCTGGCGAATCGATGACTCCATCCAGGATGCGTCCCACTGGAAGGGTGTCTACCTCAAGGCCAAGCTGCGCATGATGCAGCTGAAGAACCAGGAGGCATTTGAGACGTCGTCGCTCATCGGGCACAGTGCCCGTGTCTACGCCCTCTACTACAAGGACGGCCTTCTTTGCACAG GCTCTGATGACCTTTCTGCCAAACTGTGGGACGTACGTACCGGGCAGTGCGTCTACGGCATTCAGACGCACACCTGCGCCACGGTGAAGTTTGATGAGCAGAAGCTGGTGACTGGTTCCTTTGACAACACCATTGCCTGTTGGGAGTGGAGCACGGGGGCCAAGATCCAGCAGTTCCGTGGGCACACGGGTGCAG TGTTTAGCGTGGACTACAATGATGACCTGGACACACTGGTGAGTGGCTCGGCCGACTTCTCTGTGAAGGTGTGGGCCCTGTCGGCAGGCGCCTGCCTCAACACCCTGACGGGACACACCGAGTGGGTCACCAAG GTGATTCTCCAGAAGAGTGAAGTAGAGTCCATGGTCCACTGTCCTGGCGACTACATCCTGTTGAGTGCTGATAAATTTGAAATAAAG GTTTGGCCTATAGGCAGGGAAATCAACTGCAAGTGCTTGAAGACTCTGTCCGTGTCAGAGGACCGCGGTGTGTGTCTGCAGCCTCGCCTGCAGTTTGATGGCCGCTACATTGTCTGTAGCTCGGATCTGGGGGTCTACCAGTGGGACTTTGCCAGCTTCGATATCCTCAG GGTCATCAAAACACAGGACCCTGCCAACCTCTCCCTGCTCAGCTTTGGTGAGGTGTTCTCGCTCCTCTTTGACACAGACTTCCTGTATGTCATGGATCTGAGGACAGAAAAAATAACTGGCCGCTGGCCCCTGCCCGCCTACAGGAAGTCCAAACGAGGCTCCAGCTTCCTGCCTGGAGTCACCTCCTGGCTCAATGGGCTGGATGGGAGAAATGACTCTGGCCTCGTGTTCGCCACCAGCATGCCCGATCATAGCATTCACTTGGTTCTGTGGAAGGAAAACACCACTAGAGGTGAAACCTACGATGGCTAG